A genomic window from Salvia miltiorrhiza cultivar Shanhuang (shh) chromosome 5, IMPLAD_Smil_shh, whole genome shotgun sequence includes:
- the LOC130986490 gene encoding probable aquaporin NIP-type, with amino-acid sequence MAAHGRDIDGLEEGAVRSAEENYRKSLNDEGSTFFTSANVVVMIQKVIAEAVGTYFLIFVGCGSVALNKIYGTITFPGVCLAFGVVVMVMVYSVGHISGAHFNPAVTITMAFFRQFPIRQVPLYILAQLLGAILASGTLYLLLDVDDESFFGTTPVGSHIQSLVMEFIASFLLMFVISGVATDNRAIGEMAGIAIGMTLLIGVLIAGPISGGSMNPARTIGPALILHKYTGIWVYIAGPLLGTVLGGFVYNLIRFTDKPLKEVAKSSATFLKSASRVF; translated from the exons atggcTGCGCACGGTCGAGATATAGACGGCCTGGAAGAAGGCGCGGTTCGATCAGCAGAGGAAAATTACAGAAAAAGTTTAAATGATGAGGGCTCCACCTTCTTTACCTCAGCTAACGTTGTTGTTATGATTCAAAAA GTGATTGCCGAGGCCGTTGGGACCTACTTCTTGATATTTGTAGGGTGTGGGTCAGTTGCTTTGAATAAAATCTATGGTACAATTACATTTCCAGGAGTATGCTTGGCGTTTGGCGTGGTTGTTATGGTCATGGTCTACTCCGTCGGCCATATCTCCGGCGCCCATTTCAACCCGGCGGTAACCATCACTATGGCCTTTTTCCGGCAATTCCCCATCAGACAG GTACCGCTGTACATATTGGCACAGTTGCTGGGGGCAATTCTTGCAAGTGGGACATTGTACCTTTTGCTAGATGTGGATGATGAATCTTTCTTTGGTACTACACCAGTGGGGTCCCACATTCAATCCCTGGTCATGGAGTTTATTGCCTCGTTTCTCTTGATGTTTGTCATCTCTGGCGTTGCCACTGACAACAGAGCT ATTGGAGAAATGGCAGGAATTGCCATTGGAATGACTCTACTAATCGGTGTTCTAATCGCTGG GCCAATTTCTGGAGGTTCAATGAATCCTGCGAGAACAATTGGACCAGCTTTGATCCTGCACAAATATACAGGTATTTGGGTATACATAGCTGGGCCTCTTTTGGGCACAGTGTTGGGTGGATTTGTATACAATTTGATCAGATTCACAGACAAACCACTTAAAGAAGTCGCTAAATCCTCCGCGACTTTCCTCAAGAGTGCTTCTAGAGTCTTCTAG